One Solanum lycopersicum chromosome 2, SLM_r2.1 genomic region harbors:
- the LOC101246594 gene encoding probable 2-oxoglutarate-dependent dioxygenase AOP1, whose translation MASIKSVKVPTIDFSNYQELKPNTPLWESTKIQVFEALQEYGCFEAIYDKVSKEIREETFDMSKEIFEFPLETKVKNISEKPMHGYMGMIPQLPLYESLCIPDLLNPQSLEKFSNIFWPQGNQHFCNLIKSYSNPLVELDGMLKRMISENLGLKNHIDELLNANYFLFRFTHYKGSSIASGDENNKAAGLGGHTDGNFLTFISQNQVNGLQINKNGEWIDVIISPNSYVVLAGDSFKAWTNGRLHSPLHRVTMSGQNDRLSIQLFSLSKPGHFIQAPKELVDEEHPLLFKPFEILELFKYGTTEAGYTAPPSDLFKIYCGI comes from the exons atgGCATCTATCAAATCAGTAAAAGTTCCTACTATAGATTTTTCCAATTATCAAGAGCTAAAACCAAACACTCCACTATGGGAATCcacaaaaattcaagtttttgaAGCTTTACAAGAATATGGTTGTTTTGAAGCAATATATGATAAAGTTTCAAAGGAAATTAGAGAGGAAACATTTGATATgtcaaaagaaatatttgaatttccTTTAGAGACTAAAGTGAAAAATATCTCAGAAAAACCAATGCATGGCTATATGGGGATGATTCCACAATTGCCATTGTATGAGAGTTTGTGTATTCCTGATTTGCTTAATCCTCAAAGTCTTGAAAAATTTTCTAATATCTTTTGGCCTCAGGGTAATCAACATTTCTG CAATTTGATAAAATCTTATTCTAATCCACTTGTGGAATTGGATGGGATGTTGAAAAGGATGATTTCGGAGAATTTGGGATTGAAAAATCACATTGATGAATTATTGAATGCCAATTACTTCCTATTTAGATTTACACATTATAAGGGATCATCAATTGCTAGTggagatgaaaataataaagctGCTGGATTGGGTGGCCACACGGATGGTAACTTCTTGACTTTTATATCGCAAAATCAAGTTAATGGATTGCAAATCAACAAAAATGGAGAATGGATTGATGtgattatttcaccaaattcttatgttgttttggccggtgattccttCAAA GCATGGACAAATGGTCGATTGCATTCACCTCTCCACAGAGTAACAATGTCCGGACAAAATGATAGACTCTCCATTCAATTGTTTTCATTATCAAAGCCAGGTCACTTCATCCAGGCACCAAAAGAACTAGTAGATGAAGAACACCCATTACTCTTCAAGCCATTTGAAATTCTTGAATTATTCAAGTATGGTACCACAGAAGCTGGCTATACAGCTCCTCCAAGtgatcttttcaagatttattgtGGTATTTGA
- the LOC104644281 gene encoding LOW QUALITY PROTEIN: probable 2-oxoglutarate-dependent dioxygenase AOP1.2 (The sequence of the model RefSeq protein was modified relative to this genomic sequence to represent the inferred CDS: substituted 1 base at 1 genomic stop codon), producing MPRKSKSHSLGGYLCIFSKYYKVSKEIREETFDMSKEIFEFPLETKVKNISEKPMHGYMGMIPQLPLYESLCIPDLLNPQSLQNFANIFWPQGNQHFCNLVKSYSNPLVELDEILKRMISENLRLKNHINELLNANYFLFRFTHYKGSSITGGDENNKVAGLGGHTDGNFLTFISQNQVNGLQINKNGEWIDVNISPNSYVVLAGYSFKVWTNGRLHSPLHRVTMSGENDRLSIQLFSLSKPGHFIXAPKKLVDEEHPLLFKPFEIIGLFEYGTTEAGYTAPPSDLLKSYCSV from the exons atgccacGTAAGTCAAAGAG TCATAGTCTtggggggtacttgtgcattttctctaaatattataaagtttCAAAGGAAATTAGAGAGGAAACATTTGATATgtcaaaagaaatatttgaatttccTTTAGAGACTaaagtgaaaaatatttcagaaaAACCAATGCATGGATATATGGGAATGATTCCACAATTGCCATTGTATGAGAGTTTGTGTATTCCTGATTTGCTTAATCCTCAAAGTCTTCAAAATTTTGCTAATATCTTTTGGCCTCAGGGTAATCAACATTTCTG cAATTTGGTAAAGTCTTATTCTAATCCACTTGTGGAATTGGATGAGATTTTGAAAAGGATGATTTCGGAGAATTTGAGattaaaaaatcacattaatgAATTGTTGAATGCCAATTATTTCCTATTTAGATTTACACATTACAAGGGATCATCAATTACTGGTGGAGATGAGAATAACAAAGTTGCTGGATTGggtggccacacagatggtaaCTTCTTGACTTTTATATCGCAAAATCAAGTCAATGGATTGCAAATCAACAAAAATGGAGAATGGATTGATGTGAATATTTCACCaaattcttatgttgttttggCTGGTTATTCCTTCAAA GTTTGGACAAATGGTCGATTGCATTCTCCTCTCCACAGAGTAACAATGTCCGGAGAAAATGATAGACTCTCCattcaattattttcattatcaaaaccAGGTCACTTCATCTAGGCACCAAAAAAACTAGTGGATGAAGAACACCCTTTACTCTTCAAGCCATTTGAAATTATTGGATTATTTGAGTATGGTACCACAGAAGCTGGCTATACAGCTCCTCCAAGTGATCTTCTCAAGAGTTATTGCAGTGTTTGA